The segment AAGTTTCCACAAAAGCAAAAGATAAGCTGGCGAAAGACGGATTCAGCGAAGTCTACGGCGCGCGGCCTTTGAAACGGCTGATCGAGGACCAAATCGAAAACCCCATTTCGATGAAAATCATCAACGGCGAGTTCATTTTTGGAGATACCATCCGGGTCGACCTCGAAAACGATGAGTACACGTTTGCCAAAGTGACCCAACCCTCTGATTAAGAAATCCCATCTTACCCTGGGAAACATCCACATGAATGAGGGTAATCTGAAAGAGGCAGGGGCGAAATTTAAAAAAGCCCTTGTGCTTGACTCAAAATTTACCAACGTCTACTTCATTTTGGGGGTATTTTGGGAGAAATGAGAGGGGCTCTAGGTGCGGCAAAATGGGCGTATGAAGAAGCCTTGCGGTTTGATCCAAATGATGCAGAGGCAAAAGAAAATCTTGAGAAGATAAAAAGAAGAATGGAGAAGGGGAAATGAGCCTTTTCCTCAGCAAAACATGGAAAGTATTTAAATCCCCCTAGCCCCCTTTAAAAAGGGGGAAAACCTGCTCCCCCTTCCACGAAGGGGGTTGGGGGGATTTTGATTTTCACCTTTTTTAAAGATTCCCTTAAAAATATCCCAAAAAATCATGCCTCCCGAATCCATAATACAATCACCTGACAAAAAACTCGTCACCATGGCGCTGATGGTCGCGCTGGGGGTGATTCTGCACCGCGTGGAAGCCCTGCTTCCGCTTCCCACGCCGTGGATCAAGCTGGGACTGGCCAACATCATGACGCTGCTGGCGCTGGTTTTTTTGGGCTTCAAGGAAGCTTTGATAGTCACGGCATTGCGCGTTTTTTTAGGTTCCATCATCGGCGGAACGTTTCTGGGACCGACTTTTTTTCTCAGCCTGACTGGAGGGCTCGCCGCCACCTTTCTCATGGCTCTCGTGTATGGCAGGGGACAAGGCCCATTCAGCATGATTGGCGTCAGTATTGCCGGAGCTTACGCCCATATTCTGGCAGTGACGTTTTGCGTTTATTTTATGTTTATTCCACAGGAGGCGTTTCTCAAGCTACTACCGGTGTTTTTGTCTCTGGCTCTCGTCTCCGGCCTGTTGACCGGTATCGCCGCAAATATTTTGACCCATCGCCTGGCCGCGGTGTCTTTGAGGTGAAAATTCAACGTGTTTCGGACGGGACCTTCCGAGTGGGAAGAAAATCTCGCGTCTCGTTCGAAATTTTTATTAGACAAGGTGGGTTTCATCCATTACACTTTTCCCATGAACCAACGAAGCAACAGCAAACTTTCCATCGTCTCCGAATTCTGGGGCTTTCTGAAGACCCGGAAAAAGTGGTGGCTGGGCCCGATCATTCTGGTCATGCTGCTCATGAGTCTTCTTATCATTTTGAGTGAAGGAAGCGCCGTCGCGCCATTCATATATACCCTTTTTTAATTTTCCTTCTTCTTTTTGAAACTTTCGGTCGTCATTCCGGTTTACAACGAGGAAGCCTTCCTTCGGGACGTGGTCCACAGGGTCGAAGCGGTGGACTATGACAAGGAGATCCTGTTAATCGACGATTGCTCGACCGACGGGACCCGGAGAATTCTTGAGGAATATAAGGATCGCGAAGGATTCCAGGTTTTATACCATTCCCGCAATCAAGGAAAAGGGGCAGCCCTCAGAACGGGTTTCACCCACGCCACAGGAGACATCATCATCATTCAGGACGCCGACCTGGAATACGACCCCAAGGATTATGGCATTCTTCTGGAACCGATTCTCGACGGACGGGCCGACGTGGTGTTCGGCTCGCGGTTTCTGGGAGGGCCGCATCGTGTGCTGTTTTACTGGCATTATGTCGGCAACAAATTTCTCACCACCCTGTCCAACATGTTCACCAACCTGAATCTGACAGACATGGAAACGGGTTATAAAGTCTTCACTAAAAAAGTAATCGACTCGATCCGTTTAAAATGCGACCGCTTCGGTTTTGAACCGGAAATCACCAGCAAGATCGCTAAGAAAAATTTCAGAGTCTACGAAGTGCCCATTTCCTACAGCGGCAGGGACTATTCGGAAGGTAAGAAAATCACCTGGAAGGATGGCGTTGCAGCTTTGTGGTTCATCGTCAAATTCCGGTTTTCCGATTGATCGTCATCAAATCGGTTCTAAGGATTCCCCACAGAAGTCGCATTCGGTGTCCCCGGTCAGAACCACGTGACCGCATGAAGAGCAGTTTGCAAACTGCTCGTGTTCCCGGATCAATTGCCGGGCTTTTTCCGCATCCGATTTTTTGGTCCAGATGCGGACCTTGGTGAGTCCGGCCACAGGGATGGGTTCTGCATGAAACACTATGTTTTCCAGCTGGCAGGGGATGCCCGCATTTTCCAAAAATCCACGCAGGATATAAGCGTTTTCCTCCTGAAGGACCGTGAAGGCGATTTCAAGCTCTTCGATTTCCATGGGCTGCCTCTCAGAAAATGGCTGGAACAGCCATAGATTACTCTCTTCGCCTGCAGAAACCAAGTCTCAATCGTATTTATCGATAGACCCGTCCCGAATTCCCTTTTCGAAACCTTTGGTTTCCCGCGCCAGGAGCCCGCTTAAAAACAGGAGTCCGATCAGATTGGGAATGGCCATCAAACCGTTCATCACATCGGAAAAATTCCACACCAGATCCAGTTTGACCACCGCGCCGACGAAAACAAACGCCACCCAGACGTATCGGTAAAAAGGGACGAATCGTTCTCCAACCAGGTATTCAAAACATTTTTCTCCGTAGTAACTCCACCCGAGAATCGTCGAAAACGCAAAATTGACGATTCCAAGCGTCACGATCCATTGCCCCCACTCCCCGGGCAACCCGGCGGAAAAAGCCTGAATGGTCAATGCCACCCCGGTCGCTCCCGACTCCCAGACCCCGGTGGCGGCCAGCACAAGTGCCGTCAAAGAGCAGACGATGATCGTGTCGAAAAACGTTCCTGTCATGGACACCAGAGCCTGCTTGGCCGGGTGATTGGTGCGCGCCGCGGCGGCGGCAATGGGTGCGGATCCAAGTCCGGATTCATTGGAAAACAGTCCGCGAGCGACCCCAAAGCGGACCGTTTGGGCCAGGGTCGCTCCCGCGAACCCTCCCGTGACAGCAGTGCCCGTGAACGCCTGTTGGACAATCATCTCAAGGCCCGGCACGATCTGAGAGAAATTTCTAAACAGGATAATAACGGCGCCGCCAAAATAAATCAGCACGGACAGTGGAATAATAATTGCGGAAACATGGGCGATCCGCTGGATGCCGCCTAAAATCACCAGGGCGGTCAACCCGGTAAGAAAAACTCCCACAGAAAATTTACTGCTTCCCATGACTTCCGTGATGGCTTCAGCCGTGGTGTTGGCCTGCACCATGTTGCCAATGCCAAACGCAGCCAGCGCCCCGAACAAAGCGAAGCAGACTCCAAGCCATTTTTGACCCAACCCCTTGTCCAGGTAATACATGGGGCCGCCGGAAATCTCGCCGTTGGCGTTGACCTGGCGGAACCGGACCGCCAGAAATCCTTCGCTGTATTTGGTGGCCATGCCAAACAGTGCCGTGATCCACATCCAGAACACCGCACCCGGTCCGCCGAGAGCCACGGCGGTACTGACGCCGGCAATGTTGCCGACCCCGATCGTGGAAGCCAGCGCCGTCATCAATGCGCCAAAATGGGAGATATCCCCCTTGCCATCGCGTTCTTTGGAAAACGTGAGACGCAGGGCGTAAATTAGACAGCGAAACTGAATGCCGCGCAGGCGGACGGTCAGCAGAATTCCGGTTCCCACCAAGAGAAACAAGAGCCAAGGGCCCCAAACGACACCGCTTAAATCTTCAAAAAAGTTGTTCACTGAGAGCATAAAACCGGAGAGATTATTTTCTAAGAGGAAACCGTCTGAACGTCCTGACGTTAAACCATTCAGGAATTAGTTACAGGGAACAATACGTTAGATGAAGGGGCAACTGCAAATCTTTTGCTTTTAGCAGCGGGAGTTAATAATTTCCGACGCCTCTCCGTCCGGTCTCTCGACTTTCGGGTTCCGGTTTTTCAATCGTTGTATTGTTGCGACCGATTTCTGAGGGGAGGCGGTTTGTTTGAACGGGATCTTTATCAGGCAGGGAAGCGAGCTCCGCTTCCAGCTTTTCGACGAGCTGGATTTTTTCCGAGAGTTCTCCGTTGATGCGGGATCGTTCTTTTACGAAAATCAACCGGCGCGGGTTTTCCCGTTTTTTTGCTTCGTAGTCTTTCTGCAGGCTCTTTTTGAGAAAACTTCTAATATTGTTGGAAAGTGGAGAATCGAATTTTTCGAGCTTTTTCTCCAACGCTTCCTTTGCGGGAAGAACCTCTACGATTTCGTTTCTCAGCAACACGGCATGCCGGCGTTGCGGAACATAATCTTCATATTTTTGGAAGCGCTGAATATCGCTTTTCAGGAAACTGAGAGCTTCTTCCATGACCGGCTTTTCAGCGCCCGGTTCACTGGTTTTAGGGACATCCTCCGAGGCTTCTGTGTTCCCTGTTTTTCCCGTCCCTGACGGGCCATTGCCAGGGTTCGATTTGGCCGGCGGCAGGCCGCGTCTTTTTTCGACGGTGGAGGGAGAGCGGTACTTTTCGGGAATTTTTAAAGGGTTGTCGGTGAAATGGACCTTTCCCTGATCGTCTTTCCATTTGTAAAAACTAGAAACTCCCGCAATAGCCGGAAATGCGAAAATTAAAATTCCACCGAAAATAATGACGGATTTTAGAAAGCTCATGGAAAGTTGAAGTTTCACGTTCATGACGCTCCTATAAAGTCAGAGGGTTTTAAACTCAAAATCCAGTGATCCCGAAAAGTCAGGTTATTATAACAATACCGAACCGTCTATGCTATAATAAAAACCTTAAGATACAAGTAGTTAACTGTTAATCAGGGGAAAAACAACCGTTCACAAAAACAGGCATGGCCACATCCCAACTTTCTCACATACAGGAAAATATTTTTAAACTCAGGGAACAGGACCGGATCATTGGGGCCTATCTTTACGATGAGTTCGACGAAGCGCTGTCCAGAATCGAAGCGTTGGTCGTCGAATCAGGGACCCTCCTGGTCCGCTACGCGGTGGTCACCATCGGAGGGATGCTCAATATCAAAGGGAAAACCGTGCTTCTTCCCATTGAGATTTGCCAGTCCGTCGATTTGGGAAAAGTGAAAACTTCCTGGCGCAAAGAGTCGCTGATGGATGCACCCACGCCGCACGACCCTGAACAGGTGACGCGCTCGGAAGAGGAACTCATCTTGGGGTATTTTGATCTGAAACCCTATTGGGCGGTCGAGCCGTCCAAGCCTGAAGAAAAATCCGACCATTTGCCTTCCGATCCGAAACCCTCAAAAGAGTGAAGCCCGTCACACGCCGGCGGCTTTTTTGCCTTCAATTTTTTTCATCAGCCGGGCCACCGCTTCAGCCACGTCGTTCACACTGATGTCTTCCAGACAATACGGCTTATTGTGGGGTGAGGGTTTGCATTCCTTGAAAAATTTCTGGCGGCAGGGAGAGCATTCGAAGTTCTTGCTGACGATTTCCAGTTTCTCCTCATCGATGAATGGTCCGCTGGTGCGAGAACTTCCCGGACCAAATATGCCCACGATCGGCGTGTCCACCATGCTGGCAAGATGCATCATACCGCTGTCGTTGCCGATGAACAGATGACTTTTTTCGAGAAGTGCGGCCACCTCTCGCAAATCCATGTCAGGAGGAACGGGAACCACCTGCTCAGGAGAAAACTTTCGAATCTGCGTCAGTAATTCCGCATCCTTATGGTTGCCCAGGAGAATAATTTTAACGGAATATTTCTTTAACAGGTTCTGGCATAAAATTCCGAAACGCTCCGAATGCCAGCTCCTTTGCGGCTTTGACGTTCCCGGATGAACCATCATCAACACCTGGTTTTTTTCCCATCCGGATCGGGACAGGAAGGCTTCCACAACGTTTTCTTCCTCATTTTTATTCAGCGGTTGGAATTTTTTTTCGTCGGGATCGGGTTTGAGCGGAGCCATGAGGTTGAAAAAATAATCGACCCGGTATTCGGTTCGTTTGGCAAGAGCCGTGACGGGAACCGGATGGGTCAGGAAAATTTCCCGGCCTTCGGTATTGTATCCTATCCGGTGTTTAGCTCCGGAAAGCGCCAGTGACAACGCGCTGTGGATCGAATTGGGAAAAACAATTCCAAGGTCGAACTGATACTTTCTCAGTTTTACGGAGAACCGCATTCCAGCCAGAAAACCGCTCTCCGGTTTAAAAGGAAATGGAATCACCGTATCCACCGCAGGATGAGCGGACAGGAGCTGGTCGGCGGGTGTTTTTGCCACGGCCGTTATTCTCGATTGAGGATATTTGGCACGCAGTGAATTAAGGGCCGGCAAGGCTAGAATCACGTCGCCGATCCAATTGGGCATCCACAGGAGGATGTTGTGAAAATTTTGTTCGTCCAGTGGTTTTTCCTCAGGCTCATTCATCGGCTGGAAACCTTATGCAAAAAACCTCGATTCGTTTTATTCCGTGCGATCAGTGGATCCGTTTAATGGTAGCGCCTAATTGGACTAACTTTTTTTCCATGGCTTCATACCCCCGGTCGATATGATAGACGCGGGATATGACAGATTTCCCTTTAGCCGCAAGAGCGGCTAATACCAGAGACGCGCTCGCTCGAAGGTCGGTCGCCATCAGGGGAGCGCCGCACAATTGCTCGACGCCCTCGACAATGGCGGTGTGTCCGTCCAACGTGATTTTAGCGCCCATGCGCTTGAGTTCCGCCGCGTGCATGAACCGGTTTTCGAACACATTTTCGACGATGATGCTTTGTCCTTTGGACAGAGTCATCAACGCCATCATCTGAGCCTGAAGATCGGTGGGAAACCCGGGGTGGGGCTGCGTTTTGATGTCGACCCCCTGGAACGATCCGTCCCCCTGAACTCTAACACACGTGCCGTTGACTTCAACAGACAGTCCCGCTTCCTGCAGTTTATGGATGAGAGGCTCCACGTGCTGGGGGATGCAGTTGGTTATTTCAAGATCTCCCCCGGTGATGGCAGAGGCGATCATGTAGGTGCCGGTTTCTATTCGGTCTGGAAACACCCGGCATTCGATGGGTTTAAGGGAAGAGACCCCTTGAATGATGATGACATCTGTTCCCTGGCCTTCAATTTTTGCTCCCGCCCGAACCAGGACATCGGCAAGAAAAACCACCTCTGGCTCCTTAGCGGCGTTTTCAAGCACGGTTTCCCCGTCAGAAAGAGCCGCCGCCATCATCAGGTTGGCGGTTCCCGTGACCGTCACCGTGTCGAAATAGATGTGTTTTCCTTGAAGCCGCTTTTTCGCGGTTCCGTGGATATAACCCTGGATCAAATCGATCTCAGCCCCCATCATCTGCAAGCCCTTGATGTGCAAATCCATGGGCCGGGCTCCGATAGCACAACCGCCGGGAAGAGACACTTTGGCCTGTCCCAATCGCGCCAGAAGCGGACCGAGAACCATGCAGGATGCCCGCATGGTCGATACCAATTCGTAAGGAGCTTCCGGGTTGTTCACCCCGGAAGTATCGATTATCACGGTATCCCCTTCAAAGCTCTCCAACCGCGCACCAAGTTCCTCCAGCAAGCGGATCATGGTGGTGACATCGCGGACGCGGGGAACGGCGCGAATCTCATTTCTGCCTGAGGTCAACAAGGTTGCGGCCAAAAGGGGGAGGGCCGCATTTTTAGCCCCGCTGATGGCAACCTGCCCCGTTAACTTTCGTCCTCCTTCGATAGCCAGTTTATCCATCTTGGCGTTTCCTCGCTGAAATCACACGTTGTGTCCCCATCAAATCTTGGGTCACTTCAGGCGGGTGGAAGCCGCCATGGTTCGCAATGAGATAGGACACAGGTTTAGCCTGGTCATTGCCCAACTCCATAAACAATGCGCCGTTTTCGTGAAGGTAACTCCAGCCTTCCGACAGTATGCGTTTGTAACAATCCAGACCTTGCTCGCCGCCGTCCAACGCCTGCCGGGGTTCATAGTTTATAATATCAGGCATTAAGGATGGCATTTGTTTGTCCTCAATGTAAGGAGGGTTCGACAGGATGGCGTGAAAAGAACCGAATAAATCACAGGAAAATAAATCGCCCCGCACAAACCGGATACGACTCGCCACTTCATGAACCCAGGCGTTGGTCTGCGCGACCTCCAGCGCCGCCGGAGAAATATCGACGGCGGTCACTTCAGCGTCCGGAAT is part of the Nitrospinaceae bacterium genome and harbors:
- a CDS encoding transporter — its product is MLSVNNFFEDLSGVVWGPWLLFLLVGTGILLTVRLRGIQFRCLIYALRLTFSKERDGKGDISHFGALMTALASTIGVGNIAGVSTAVALGGPGAVFWMWITALFGMATKYSEGFLAVRFRQVNANGEISGGPMYYLDKGLGQKWLGVCFALFGALAAFGIGNMVQANTTAEAITEVMGSSKFSVGVFLTGLTALVILGGIQRIAHVSAIIIPLSVLIYFGGAVIILFRNFSQIVPGLEMIVQQAFTGTAVTGGFAGATLAQTVRFGVARGLFSNESGLGSAPIAAAAARTNHPAKQALVSMTGTFFDTIIVCSLTALVLAATGVWESGATGVALTIQAFSAGLPGEWGQWIVTLGIVNFAFSTILGWSYYGEKCFEYLVGERFVPFYRYVWVAFVFVGAVVKLDLVWNFSDVMNGLMAIPNLIGLLFLSGLLARETKGFEKGIRDGSIDKYD
- the prmC gene encoding release factor glutamine methyltransferase; the protein is MTWTTKTFLKWSAERLSLAGIESPQLESEVLLAQGLHARREDLYHDPDRKLEEAEVALSRSFVERRFLREPVAYILGRREFWGLDFRVTPDVLVPRWETEILIEQFLKWTRSTAFSEPLRILDIGTGSGNIAIVAAREIPDAEVTAVDISPAALEVAQTNAWVHEVASRIRFVRGDLFSCDLFGSFHAILSNPPYIEDKQMPSLMPDIINYEPRQALDGGEQGLDCYKRILSEGWSYLHENGALFMELGNDQAKPVSYLIANHGGFHPPEVTQDLMGTQRVISARKRQDG
- the murA gene encoding UDP-N-acetylglucosamine 1-carboxyvinyltransferase; this encodes MDKLAIEGGRKLTGQVAISGAKNAALPLLAATLLTSGRNEIRAVPRVRDVTTMIRLLEELGARLESFEGDTVIIDTSGVNNPEAPYELVSTMRASCMVLGPLLARLGQAKVSLPGGCAIGARPMDLHIKGLQMMGAEIDLIQGYIHGTAKKRLQGKHIYFDTVTVTGTANLMMAAALSDGETVLENAAKEPEVVFLADVLVRAGAKIEGQGTDVIIIQGVSSLKPIECRVFPDRIETGTYMIASAITGGDLEITNCIPQHVEPLIHKLQEAGLSVEVNGTCVRVQGDGSFQGVDIKTQPHPGFPTDLQAQMMALMTLSKGQSIIVENVFENRFMHAAELKRMGAKITLDGHTAIVEGVEQLCGAPLMATDLRASASLVLAALAAKGKSVISRVYHIDRGYEAMEKKLVQLGATIKRIH
- a CDS encoding glycosyl transferase, giving the protein MKLSVVIPVYNEEAFLRDVVHRVEAVDYDKEILLIDDCSTDGTRRILEEYKDREGFQVLYHSRNQGKGAALRTGFTHATGDIIIIQDADLEYDPKDYGILLEPILDGRADVVFGSRFLGGPHRVLFYWHYVGNKFLTTLSNMFTNLNLTDMETGYKVFTKKVIDSIRLKCDRFGFEPEITSKIAKKNFRVYEVPISYSGRDYSEGKKITWKDGVAALWFIVKFRFSD
- a CDS encoding ADP-heptose--LPS heptosyltransferase yields the protein MNEPEEKPLDEQNFHNILLWMPNWIGDVILALPALNSLRAKYPQSRITAVAKTPADQLLSAHPAVDTVIPFPFKPESGFLAGMRFSVKLRKYQFDLGIVFPNSIHSALSLALSGAKHRIGYNTEGREIFLTHPVPVTALAKRTEYRVDYFFNLMAPLKPDPDEKKFQPLNKNEEENVVEAFLSRSGWEKNQVLMMVHPGTSKPQRSWHSERFGILCQNLLKKYSVKIILLGNHKDAELLTQIRKFSPEQVVPVPPDMDLREVAALLEKSHLFIGNDSGMMHLASMVDTPIVGIFGPGSSRTSGPFIDEEKLEIVSKNFECSPCRQKFFKECKPSPHNKPYCLEDISVNDVAEAVARLMKKIEGKKAAGV